A genomic segment from Alistipes senegalensis JC50 encodes:
- a CDS encoding fimbrillin family protein translates to MKKLYVPVLALLTLASCSKSELANRPVVENDMVEIMATSKALTIETRAPFEGQIASDNTLTAVVLGSTTTADYTTRYCDGTITFADDTNAKGFDTTPKYYPVSDATVYFCALYPTALADWKDIATTAKYTFDGKTDVMAAAEVNGKKSTAMAGTVPSFEFKHLLTKLVVKVKAENEAAQNVWGDITGITLVKAMNGDVFDTAEVTLATGAATTGTAFSNPVADGMAFYRIDAAAYTDNAVDDADNKIALTTTAEEVAYSLVAPITAENGVKHFTLSVDTKLGETVTTKEVSFDLYKAKVGEEDPAVFSGDTQGKAFEVTLTFKATEIVAKATVTDWVKGGNSEVEIQ, encoded by the coding sequence ATGAAAAAGCTTTATGTTCCTGTGCTTGCTTTGCTGACGCTGGCAAGTTGCTCCAAGAGCGAGTTAGCTAACCGTCCCGTTGTCGAGAACGACATGGTCGAAATCATGGCTACCTCGAAAGCCCTTACTATTGAGACGCGTGCGCCTTTTGAAGGCCAGATCGCTTCCGACAACACTCTTACTGCCGTAGTTCTCGGTTCCACAACTACCGCAGATTATACCACCCGGTATTGCGACGGAACGATAACGTTCGCTGACGATACAAATGCCAAAGGTTTCGACACCACTCCGAAGTATTATCCGGTGAGCGATGCTACAGTTTATTTCTGCGCTCTTTATCCGACGGCCCTTGCTGACTGGAAAGATATTGCTACGACGGCAAAATACACGTTCGACGGTAAGACGGATGTCATGGCTGCTGCGGAAGTAAACGGTAAGAAAAGTACGGCTATGGCTGGTACCGTTCCTTCTTTCGAGTTCAAGCACCTGCTTACCAAGCTGGTTGTCAAAGTCAAGGCTGAGAATGAGGCTGCTCAGAACGTATGGGGTGACATCACCGGTATTACGCTCGTTAAAGCCATGAACGGTGACGTTTTCGATACTGCTGAGGTTACGTTGGCAACCGGTGCGGCTACAACCGGTACGGCATTTTCGAATCCTGTGGCAGACGGAATGGCATTTTATCGCATCGACGCTGCTGCATATACCGACAACGCAGTTGATGATGCAGATAATAAGATTGCATTGACGACTACGGCTGAGGAGGTTGCTTATTCGCTCGTAGCACCGATCACTGCCGAAAACGGTGTCAAGCACTTCACATTGAGTGTCGATACGAAACTCGGTGAGACCGTTACGACGAAAGAGGTTTCTTTCGACCTGTATAAGGCTAAGGTTGGCGAGGAAGATCCCGCTGTTTTCTCCGGCGATACGCAGGGCAAGGCTTTCGAAGTCACCCTGACGTTCAAGGCTACGGAAATCGTGGCTAAGGCTACCGTTACGGATTGGGTGAAGGGCGGTAACTCCGAGGTCGAGATCCAGTAA
- a CDS encoding fimbrillin family protein has translation MKKLSFFSAALLLAAVFSAGCSKDRKPSVKPTPDKDAPVEILLSGGVVPATSAEVRTAQLPPLTRAVINAEHGALEVSFARLDQLDDGQYPAYATLSAALPATLAANTGEVSSEAAISFATSQYYLSRETNNNTKLVGWYPRAVPAAGVVTLNIDGGTDIMLTQELVGCKVAESRFGTTGKVFTFAHQLTQFRFKAYAADAAAPAVWGKITDIALKDRQTKCKITLPGTVEFEGVAADLSLSKNRLADDADIAYPLAFTEGSDTAAECGYAMVAPVAAGASLSLAVVTEQGGTCEVALPVPDAGFEKGKAYDVVLKFTTTAVEPVATIGAWVDASDRVEIPL, from the coding sequence ATGAAGAAATTATCGTTTTTTTCGGCAGCTCTGCTTTTGGCGGCCGTCTTTTCGGCAGGATGTTCGAAAGACCGCAAACCGTCCGTGAAACCCACGCCCGACAAGGATGCGCCGGTGGAGATTCTGTTGAGCGGCGGTGTCGTTCCTGCAACATCCGCGGAGGTGCGTACGGCCCAACTGCCGCCGCTCACCCGTGCCGTGATCAATGCGGAACACGGGGCGTTGGAGGTCAGTTTCGCCCGTCTCGATCAACTCGACGACGGTCAATATCCTGCCTATGCGACTCTTTCCGCCGCATTGCCGGCGACGCTGGCCGCCAATACGGGCGAGGTATCTTCCGAGGCCGCAATTTCGTTCGCAACCTCTCAATATTACCTGAGCCGCGAAACCAATAACAATACGAAATTGGTGGGGTGGTATCCGCGGGCGGTGCCGGCTGCGGGTGTCGTGACGCTGAACATCGACGGCGGAACGGACATTATGCTGACTCAGGAACTCGTGGGTTGCAAGGTCGCCGAATCCCGGTTCGGCACGACCGGCAAGGTTTTCACCTTCGCACACCAGCTTACGCAATTCAGGTTCAAAGCCTATGCGGCCGATGCCGCAGCCCCGGCGGTTTGGGGGAAGATAACCGACATCGCCCTGAAAGACCGACAGACGAAATGCAAAATCACGCTGCCCGGTACGGTCGAGTTCGAGGGCGTTGCCGCAGACCTGTCTCTGTCGAAGAACCGGCTTGCCGATGATGCCGATATTGCCTATCCTCTGGCGTTCACCGAAGGTTCGGATACTGCTGCGGAGTGCGGTTATGCTATGGTCGCCCCTGTGGCAGCCGGTGCGTCCCTGTCGCTGGCAGTCGTCACGGAGCAGGGCGGAACCTGCGAAGTCGCGCTGCCGGTTCCCGACGCCGGATTCGAAAAAGGCAAGGCTTACGACGTGGTGTTGAAATTCACGACTACCGCTGTCGAGCCTGTGGCCACGATCGGAGCGTGGGTGGATGCTTCGGACCGGGTGGAAATCCCCCTCTGA
- a CDS encoding DUF4906 domain-containing protein, which produces MKIFRKTLCILSVVAAALCSCERSADTIPVSGEQGGDASGRTARMTFGLSAADMRTSALGAAEGRSTVDEDALKNLWVLQFDGATDASKLLFCEYYDASMIGGDATNGYSLSVALYETSGDTKIYFVANVGPDRFQKFSAGDGVPDSDVTLGSFEASTLAFASEAAVSADGVLPMIGSYKGSSVIASGTVQMKRLVAKIDFTFDIQITAAGEKFTPSRVSLRSAASCTRFLEHTLPTGTTGLYPDAASSDNFINYPAVSVSGTGSFTYTWYVPENLRGVVSSIKSPSEKGPENAPAGSTFIEIGGDYQRGSALTDVTYTIYLGENASTDFNVVRNYHYTVSSTIKGLNSRDLRVVVDRGVDAGQYVDGIWE; this is translated from the coding sequence ATGAAAATTTTCAGAAAGACATTGTGTATCTTATCCGTCGTCGCCGCGGCCTTGTGTTCATGCGAGCGAAGTGCGGATACGATTCCCGTATCCGGAGAGCAGGGCGGAGATGCTTCCGGGCGAACGGCCCGGATGACTTTCGGTCTGAGCGCTGCGGATATGCGGACATCGGCTTTGGGGGCCGCCGAGGGCCGGAGCACCGTTGACGAGGATGCTTTGAAGAACCTGTGGGTTTTGCAGTTCGACGGCGCGACGGATGCTTCGAAGCTGTTGTTCTGCGAGTATTACGATGCGAGCATGATCGGGGGTGACGCCACGAACGGTTATTCGCTCAGCGTCGCTTTGTACGAGACTTCCGGCGACACGAAGATCTATTTCGTCGCCAACGTCGGTCCGGATCGCTTCCAGAAGTTCTCTGCCGGGGACGGGGTGCCCGATTCGGACGTTACGCTCGGGTCGTTCGAGGCTTCGACGCTCGCTTTCGCCAGCGAGGCCGCCGTATCTGCCGATGGCGTTTTGCCGATGATCGGTTCGTACAAGGGATCTTCCGTCATCGCTTCGGGAACGGTTCAGATGAAGCGCTTGGTGGCTAAAATCGACTTCACCTTCGACATTCAGATTACGGCTGCCGGGGAGAAATTCACTCCTTCGCGCGTGAGCTTGCGGAGCGCCGCTTCGTGCACTCGGTTCCTGGAGCACACTCTTCCCACCGGGACCACCGGATTGTACCCCGACGCCGCTTCGTCCGACAATTTCATCAATTACCCCGCTGTTTCCGTCTCCGGGACGGGTTCTTTCACGTACACGTGGTACGTTCCCGAGAACCTGCGGGGCGTCGTCTCCAGTATCAAAAGCCCCTCCGAAAAGGGTCCTGAAAACGCTCCTGCGGGCAGTACTTTCATCGAGATCGGCGGCGACTACCAGCGCGGTTCTGCGTTGACCGACGTCACTTATACGATCTACCTCGGGGAGAATGCGTCCACCGATTTCAACGTGGTTCGCAATTACCATTATACGGTTTCTTCGACGATCAAGGGATTGAATTCCCGGGATCTTCGCGTCGTCGTTGACCGGGGCGTCGATGCCGGACAGTACGTCGATGGAATTTGGGAATAG
- a CDS encoding fimbrillin family protein encodes MIRLGAKSPTRAVNSLEDLSAAGNNVGIYGIQISDASSGIPSDGSQWGGVLRMDNVRTTSIDALTGNISWAGNYYYPAEEESSVEFCAYHPYAPVGTSSEGRFFVEAPASGHAPVLHFSLSGREDVMFATPVTGSRNSRPQGLEFRHVLTQLRFQVIDSYASLNEVSLRGISLLGVNSDSSMNIETGALGAWSSPGELAVPGITEVLITGSPTQPQSVGQEVMLEPGQPEFHVRVETSKATYDDVLIRPTSSIGGVKEESFAAGRSYLITLSFQQQTGIVLSATVVPWVMAGYGSAIVQ; translated from the coding sequence GTGATACGTCTCGGTGCGAAGAGTCCCACCCGTGCCGTCAATTCATTGGAGGATCTCTCCGCTGCGGGAAACAATGTCGGGATCTACGGCATTCAGATTTCCGACGCTTCGTCCGGCATTCCATCGGACGGGAGCCAGTGGGGCGGTGTTCTGAGAATGGATAATGTCCGCACGACTTCCATCGACGCTCTTACGGGAAATATTTCGTGGGCCGGCAATTATTATTACCCTGCCGAGGAGGAGAGTTCGGTCGAGTTCTGCGCCTACCATCCTTACGCTCCGGTCGGAACCTCTTCCGAGGGCCGTTTCTTCGTGGAGGCTCCGGCATCCGGACACGCCCCCGTGTTGCATTTCTCTTTGAGCGGACGGGAGGATGTCATGTTTGCGACGCCCGTAACCGGCAGCCGCAATAGCAGGCCGCAGGGATTGGAGTTCCGGCATGTGCTCACGCAGTTGCGGTTCCAGGTGATCGACAGTTACGCTTCGTTGAACGAGGTGTCTCTTCGGGGCATTTCGCTTCTGGGGGTCAATAGCGACTCTTCCATGAACATCGAAACCGGAGCTTTGGGCGCTTGGAGCTCTCCCGGCGAGTTGGCCGTGCCCGGCATCACGGAGGTGCTCATTACGGGGTCGCCGACACAGCCTCAGAGCGTCGGTCAGGAGGTCATGTTGGAGCCCGGACAGCCGGAATTCCATGTTCGGGTCGAGACCTCGAAGGCGACCTACGATGACGTGCTTATCCGGCCTACATCCTCGATAGGCGGTGTGAAAGAGGAATCTTTCGCTGCTGGGCGCTCCTATCTCATTACGCTGTCGTTTCAGCAGCAGACCGGCATTGTCTTGAGCGCCACGGTCGTTCCGTGGGTGATGGCCGGTTACGGTTCTGCAATCGTTCAATAA
- a CDS encoding BF2992 family fimbrillin-A clan protein produces MRKILFLTGILFVAGIAGACHDSESASGRPGGIEVGFALRGVGISASVQPQVRPDSRAAAESLSAGSTVRVAAYKRRASGATADIAQDTYVSEVAYEVQEDGSLKPCAVDSEGKVTSSAGDAMRLSAGAYDFYALTPALPFADDHRSVSVEHGTDYACSLTAACQVAPQSGTSSQTVALSMLERKCSQLYFTISRKAENVTKAVIKKVELSEITLSPVSAVVCEVLPTDVGGGTYDFPASTFTPGDQPYEYTVADEVLPKADAPFGLAMQVVFNSATEATDLDAQVSAMAFAPGLRYTFDVSLQGGFVLLTLQITPWNTDAVWDTSLGDQPHFSVVVGSWEISGWTTDVGGYFTPQIKPDSWTENKDWSADLGAYFSALAGSDAWTDVDMGGIVFENASE; encoded by the coding sequence ATGAGAAAAATATTGTTTTTAACAGGAATTTTGTTCGTGGCCGGCATCGCCGGGGCATGCCATGATTCCGAGTCTGCCTCGGGCCGGCCTGGCGGAATCGAGGTCGGCTTCGCGTTGCGCGGTGTCGGGATCTCGGCCTCGGTGCAGCCGCAGGTCCGTCCTGACAGCCGGGCTGCCGCGGAGTCGTTGTCCGCAGGGTCCACCGTGCGTGTGGCCGCCTACAAACGCCGGGCATCCGGTGCGACTGCGGATATTGCGCAGGATACTTACGTGAGCGAGGTCGCTTACGAGGTGCAGGAAGACGGTTCTCTGAAACCGTGCGCGGTGGATTCCGAGGGCAAGGTTACGAGTTCCGCGGGCGACGCTATGCGGTTGTCGGCCGGGGCGTACGATTTTTACGCGCTTACGCCGGCTTTGCCGTTTGCGGACGACCATCGTTCGGTCAGCGTCGAACACGGTACGGATTACGCCTGTTCGCTTACCGCTGCATGCCAGGTGGCTCCGCAGTCGGGGACTTCGTCGCAGACTGTCGCGTTGAGCATGTTGGAGCGTAAGTGCAGCCAGTTGTATTTCACCATCTCCCGGAAGGCCGAGAACGTCACGAAAGCCGTTATCAAGAAGGTGGAGCTTTCCGAAATCACGCTTTCGCCTGTTTCGGCTGTCGTGTGCGAGGTGTTGCCGACCGATGTCGGCGGCGGCACTTACGATTTCCCCGCGTCCACCTTCACTCCGGGCGACCAGCCCTACGAGTACACGGTCGCGGACGAGGTGTTGCCCAAGGCCGACGCTCCCTTCGGGTTGGCCATGCAGGTTGTCTTCAACAGCGCTACCGAGGCCACCGATCTGGATGCTCAGGTTTCCGCTATGGCGTTTGCGCCCGGTCTTCGTTACACGTTCGATGTCTCCTTGCAGGGGGGCTTCGTTTTGCTGACGTTGCAGATCACGCCGTGGAATACGGATGCCGTCTGGGACACTTCCCTGGGGGATCAGCCTCATTTCAGCGTCGTCGTCGGCTCCTGGGAGATCTCCGGTTGGACGACCGACGTGGGCGGTTATTTCACGCCGCAGATAAAGCCCGACAGTTGGACCGAAAATAAGGATTGGTCAGCCGATCTGGGGGCTTATTTCTCCGCGTTGGCCGGTTCCGATGCGTGGACCGATGTCGATATGGGCGGTATCGTTTTCGAAAACGCGAGCGAGTAG
- a CDS encoding DUF5119 domain-containing protein, with translation MKTIAHICLSIGLLMAWGCTEESLDYRKQEGYVQIALSWDEGFSPAGSRFYFYPENGGEMLSFDCPSEGFGGVLPVGRYRVIVVNSDCVNVAVRNERSYDTAEIYVLPDEDGEHVCQPERLAYATRLVESETLEVPYRDTVRVAAAPCSCIKHVRFMLEIGDFVPLSSCRGSFSGVSLSRHCLSGLCSSAAASVRFTADPVAGSSSFTADIYVLDLVPPRTDAPSHLLSLELVGEDESSTVYPVTADLTDAVRSIASEGGVFPNEISLRVVLSLIDGQLRASVLPWDEGSGGGVI, from the coding sequence ATGAAAACGATTGCTCATATATGTTTATCCATCGGGCTGTTGATGGCCTGGGGGTGCACCGAAGAGAGTTTGGACTATCGTAAACAAGAAGGTTACGTGCAGATCGCTTTGTCGTGGGACGAGGGTTTTTCGCCTGCCGGCAGCCGGTTTTATTTCTATCCCGAGAACGGCGGGGAGATGCTCTCTTTCGATTGCCCGTCGGAGGGATTCGGCGGCGTTCTGCCTGTCGGCCGTTATCGTGTCATTGTCGTCAATAGCGACTGCGTCAATGTTGCCGTGCGCAACGAGCGGAGTTACGATACGGCGGAAATCTATGTATTGCCGGACGAGGATGGCGAGCATGTCTGCCAGCCCGAAAGGTTGGCTTACGCCACGCGTTTGGTCGAGTCGGAAACTCTGGAAGTTCCTTACCGCGACACCGTTCGGGTCGCCGCTGCGCCTTGTTCGTGCATCAAACACGTCCGGTTCATGTTGGAAATCGGGGATTTCGTTCCGCTGAGTTCCTGCCGCGGTTCATTTTCGGGCGTTTCGCTTTCGCGTCATTGCCTTTCGGGACTTTGTTCCTCCGCCGCCGCGAGCGTGCGTTTTACCGCCGATCCCGTTGCGGGGAGCTCCTCTTTCACCGCCGATATTTACGTGCTCGACTTGGTTCCGCCTCGTACGGATGCTCCGTCGCATCTGTTATCGTTGGAGTTGGTGGGCGAAGACGAAAGTAGTACGGTTTATCCGGTCACGGCCGACTTGACGGACGCCGTCCGGAGTATCGCTTCCGAAGGCGGCGTGTTCCCGAATGAAATCTCCCTGCGTGTGGTCTTGTCGTTGATCGACGGCCAGCTTCGGGCTTCGGTCCTTCCGTGGGACGAGGGTTCGGGCGGAGGAGTCATATAG
- a CDS encoding recombinase family protein, which translates to MIVAYLRVSTEKQTLANQQNEISKFADSRNLHVDRWVTEIVSGKKKGRERKLRTLLRRMKRGDTMIVTELSRLSRTLTDIMAIVGELLKKEVCLYSTKDHYAFDDTINSKVLCFAFGLVAEIERNLISMRTREALALRREQGIVLGRRKGSYTKLQQLIDDRREIVSMMNRGHSVAAICRQYGVARNTFDRFRKQYIYSIMRGQRKRWRVNGNVAEPKEKTITDHTETVEL; encoded by the coding sequence ATGATAGTAGCATATTTACGAGTCAGCACCGAAAAACAGACGCTGGCAAATCAACAAAACGAAATCTCGAAATTCGCAGACAGCCGTAACCTGCATGTGGATCGCTGGGTAACGGAAATCGTGAGCGGCAAAAAGAAAGGCCGGGAACGCAAACTCAGGACACTCCTGCGCCGCATGAAACGCGGAGACACGATGATCGTAACGGAACTCTCCCGTCTGAGCCGCACCCTGACAGACATCATGGCGATCGTGGGAGAACTTCTCAAAAAGGAGGTCTGCCTGTACAGCACGAAAGATCACTACGCCTTCGACGACACGATAAACAGCAAGGTGCTCTGTTTCGCATTCGGGCTGGTGGCGGAAATCGAACGAAACCTGATATCCATGCGTACACGGGAGGCGCTGGCGCTGAGACGCGAACAAGGAATCGTACTCGGACGCCGCAAAGGCAGCTACACCAAACTGCAACAGCTCATCGACGACCGCCGCGAAATAGTGAGCATGATGAACCGCGGGCACAGCGTAGCGGCCATCTGCCGCCAATACGGAGTGGCCAGAAATACGTTCGACCGATTCCGGAAACAATACATCTATTCCATCATGCGAGGTCAAAGAAAACGCTGGAGAGTCAATGGGAACGTTGCGGAGCCGAAAGAAAAGACGATCACCGACCATACGGAAACGGTCGAACTCTGA
- a CDS encoding HU family DNA-binding protein, which translates to MNKAQFVEAIALDANIPKVEARKAIDAMIRVTVQSLREGERLTLTGLGTFNVQQRPERVGRNPRTGAAVKIPPRKVIKFRPSVEIE; encoded by the coding sequence ATGAACAAAGCGCAGTTTGTCGAAGCCATCGCTCTCGACGCGAACATCCCGAAGGTCGAGGCCCGCAAAGCCATCGACGCCATGATCCGTGTGACGGTGCAGTCCCTGCGCGAAGGCGAGCGGCTGACGCTGACCGGACTGGGCACGTTCAACGTACAACAGCGTCCCGAACGCGTAGGCCGCAACCCGCGCACGGGCGCCGCCGTGAAGATTCCGCCCCGCAAGGTCATCAAGTTCCGTCCCTCGGTCGAGATCGAATGA
- a CDS encoding DUF3575 domain-containing protein → MRKLDEFIRQIYRDSLIFVNSVRLCGYCSIEGSYAINERLARSRAEGFRDYLNDKYALSSHFPVEVKWVAEDWAKLRELVEGSQMAHREDVLFLIDHVGVFEGREKKLMDLRGGEPYKYMLKTLFPASRRVEITVQYDLHRIMEEKLQRRLDDAEFAAALEQERAAAEAEERRLAALAEQEEAARVEAERHVAEMARLEAERQAAQAARIEAERKAAEMARLQAEREAAEAARRKAEELQRQREAAAAARRQRKENRRLYPIVGLKTDLVAWAGVCPDFKRTTFMPNIAGEVYFAKRWSVGVSALYADWAYDSGKQFWGLSAYSVEPRLWFRGDGLFRGFFVGVYGEAGDFNNQRDRRDDITTLTNYTGTYWSAGVSVGYLLPLSRHWSFELSVRGGYRSADYNIYDRELPYFYYNSSDKKNEFALTGLRFDVVYRFGGNKH, encoded by the coding sequence TTGCGCAAACTCGACGAGTTCATCCGGCAGATTTATCGTGATAGTCTCATTTTCGTCAATTCGGTCCGCTTGTGCGGATATTGTTCGATAGAGGGTTCCTATGCTATCAACGAGCGTCTGGCCCGCAGCCGTGCGGAGGGATTCAGGGATTACCTCAATGACAAATACGCTCTTTCGTCGCATTTCCCGGTCGAGGTGAAGTGGGTGGCGGAAGACTGGGCCAAGTTGCGGGAGCTCGTCGAAGGTTCGCAGATGGCTCATCGTGAGGATGTTCTCTTTTTGATCGACCATGTGGGCGTATTCGAGGGCCGTGAGAAAAAACTGATGGATTTACGGGGCGGAGAACCTTATAAATATATGTTGAAGACGCTGTTCCCCGCGTCCCGGCGTGTCGAGATCACCGTGCAGTACGACCTGCACCGGATTATGGAGGAGAAATTGCAGCGCCGGTTGGACGATGCGGAGTTCGCCGCCGCTTTGGAGCAGGAGCGTGCTGCAGCCGAGGCCGAGGAGCGGCGTTTGGCTGCTCTTGCGGAGCAGGAAGAGGCCGCCCGGGTGGAGGCCGAACGCCATGTTGCCGAGATGGCTCGCTTGGAGGCCGAGCGTCAGGCCGCACAGGCTGCCCGGATAGAGGCTGAGCGCAAGGCGGCGGAGATGGCCCGTCTGCAAGCGGAGCGCGAAGCCGCCGAGGCTGCACGCCGGAAAGCCGAAGAGTTGCAGCGCCAGCGCGAAGCCGCCGCCGCTGCCCGCCGGCAGCGGAAGGAAAACCGCCGCTTGTATCCCATCGTGGGCTTGAAGACCGATCTGGTCGCATGGGCCGGAGTCTGCCCGGATTTCAAGAGAACGACTTTCATGCCCAATATCGCAGGCGAAGTCTATTTCGCAAAGCGTTGGTCTGTCGGGGTTTCCGCATTGTACGCCGATTGGGCTTACGACAGCGGCAAACAGTTCTGGGGCCTTTCGGCTTACAGCGTCGAACCCCGGTTGTGGTTCCGGGGGGACGGATTGTTCCGGGGTTTCTTTGTCGGAGTTTACGGCGAAGCGGGCGATTTCAACAACCAGCGTGACCGCCGCGACGACATTACCACTCTGACCAATTACACCGGTACTTATTGGAGCGCGGGCGTGTCGGTCGGTTACCTGCTGCCGTTGTCCCGGCATTGGAGTTTCGAATTGAGCGTGCGCGGCGGCTACCGCAGTGCCGATTACAACATCTACGACCGGGAACTGCCTTATTTCTATTACAACAGCTCGGATAAGAAAAACGAATTCGCATTGACCGGATTGAGGTTCGATGTGGTTTATCGGTTCGGAGGCAACAAGCATTGA